One segment of Bacteroides caecimuris DNA contains the following:
- a CDS encoding IS110 family transposase, which yields MDKDRIVAGLDVHKDTIYLCVMDNTEAVIFAKVYGTLTPDLELVCSEMVSHGVTEAAMESTSTYWVPVWNALCESMSLKLVNPYFIKQLPGRKSDVKDAQWIAECLLKNLIRGSFVPDKTVQDMRKYNRRIFDLNEDLTYNSNKQDAALQRCGFRLSNYVSRVNGKSYQKCVRAIITGITDPEELVKLIHGKTLRKYGRNIIKDAVTGDFHQADICLLKQYAELIGVIERQIEECRNALISMCQEHFPKQFKRLQSIPGVKERAASAIIAETGADMKPFEKATNLVGWCGLKPRNDISNNKVKSNRTTHGNRFLRQILIEISWVASRTRKCFFSNFSYVQCTQRHKNKMKIQVAIARKLLVAVWHMLTKDEDFIDVYLKRLEKQAEWQNDLQALESLLVG from the coding sequence ATGGACAAAGACAGAATCGTGGCCGGCCTTGATGTCCACAAAGATACAATTTATCTCTGTGTGATGGATAATACCGAGGCCGTTATTTTTGCAAAAGTTTATGGTACATTGACTCCTGATTTAGAACTTGTGTGTTCCGAGATGGTTTCTCATGGGGTGACAGAGGCAGCCATGGAAAGCACTTCAACCTATTGGGTCCCTGTGTGGAATGCCTTGTGCGAGAGCATGTCTCTCAAATTGGTAAATCCTTATTTTATAAAGCAGCTTCCCGGTCGCAAGAGTGATGTGAAGGATGCCCAATGGATAGCGGAATGCTTGTTGAAGAATCTGATTCGTGGAAGTTTTGTGCCGGATAAGACAGTGCAGGACATGCGCAAGTATAACCGTCGCATCTTCGACCTGAATGAAGACCTGACGTATAACAGCAATAAACAGGACGCTGCTTTACAGCGATGTGGCTTCCGGTTAAGTAACTATGTCTCCCGAGTCAATGGAAAAAGCTATCAGAAGTGCGTCCGTGCAATAATAACCGGGATAACCGACCCTGAGGAGCTGGTGAAACTCATTCATGGAAAAACTCTACGGAAATACGGACGCAACATCATAAAGGATGCCGTAACGGGTGACTTTCACCAGGCAGACATCTGTTTGTTAAAGCAATACGCAGAGCTTATAGGGGTAATCGAGCGACAAATCGAAGAATGCAGGAATGCTCTCATTTCCATGTGCCAGGAACACTTCCCGAAACAATTCAAACGTCTACAGAGCATCCCCGGTGTTAAAGAACGCGCCGCTTCGGCTATAATTGCGGAGACCGGGGCTGACATGAAACCGTTTGAAAAAGCAACAAACCTTGTGGGATGGTGTGGATTGAAACCACGCAATGATATAAGCAACAATAAAGTCAAAAGCAACAGGACGACGCATGGGAACCGATTCCTGCGTCAGATATTGATTGAAATATCCTGGGTCGCATCAAGAACCCGAAAATGCTTTTTCTCAAACTTCAGCTACGTGCAATGCACCCAACGCCATAAGAACAAGATGAAGATACAAGTAGCCATCGCCCGAAAGTTATTGGTCGCAGTATGGCATATGCTGACAAAAGACGAGGATTTTATAGATGTTTACCTCAAGCGGCTTGAAAAGCAGGCGGAATGGCAAAATGATCTTCAAGCATTAGAATCGTTATTGGTCGGATAG
- a CDS encoding ABC transporter permease, which translates to MNKKFIVFLSSRKSWTLPYIIFSAIFVIIPLFLIVIYAFTDDSGHLTLANFQKFFEHPAAINTFVYSIGIAIITTLVCILLGYPAAWILSNSKLNRSKTMVVLFILPMWVNILVRTLATVALFDFFSVPLGEGALIFGMVYNFIPFMIYPIYNTLQKMDHSYIEAAQDLGANPLQVFLKAVLPLSMPGVMSGIMMVFMPTISTFAIAELLTMNNIKLFGTTIQENINNSMWNYGAALSLIMLLLIAATSLFSTDDKDNSNEGGGLW; encoded by the coding sequence GTGAATAAGAAGTTTATAGTCTTTTTGTCATCACGTAAGAGTTGGACTCTCCCTTACATTATTTTTTCGGCGATCTTTGTGATAATACCACTGTTTTTAATTGTCATATATGCTTTTACCGATGATAGTGGTCATTTGACACTTGCCAATTTTCAGAAGTTCTTCGAACATCCCGCAGCAATCAATACCTTTGTATATTCTATCGGTATTGCCATTATTACCACCCTTGTTTGTATTTTGCTGGGTTATCCTGCAGCATGGATATTGAGTAACAGTAAGCTGAACCGTTCTAAGACGATGGTCGTACTGTTTATCCTGCCGATGTGGGTAAATATTCTTGTGCGTACCCTTGCTACGGTTGCCTTGTTCGACTTTTTCAGTGTACCGTTGGGCGAGGGAGCATTGATATTCGGTATGGTGTACAACTTTATCCCCTTTATGATTTATCCTATTTACAACACGTTGCAGAAAATGGATCATAGTTATATTGAAGCTGCACAAGACTTGGGAGCCAATCCGCTACAAGTCTTTTTGAAAGCAGTCCTTCCGCTTTCCATGCCGGGAGTAATGAGTGGGATTATGATGGTGTTCATGCCGACTATATCAACATTTGCCATTGCCGAGTTGCTGACGATGAATAATATCAAACTCTTTGGTACGACGATTCAGGAAAATATCAATAACAGCATGTGGAATTATGGAGCGGCACTTTCGCTTATTATGTTGCTGCTGATTGCTGCTACTTCCTTATTTAGCACAGACGATAAAGACAATTCAAACGAAGGAGGCGGGCTATGGTAA
- the potA gene encoding polyamine ABC transporter ATP-binding protein gives MNMQEDKSIIEVSHVSKYFGEKTALDDVTLNVKKGEFVTILGPSGCGKTTLLRLIAGFQTASEGEIRISGMEITQTPPHKRPVNTVFQKYALFPHLNVYDNIAFGLKLKKIPKQTIEKKVKAALKMVGMTDYEYRDVDSLSGGQQQRVAIARAIVNEPEVLLLDEPLAALDLKMRKDMQMELKEMHKSLGITFVYVTHDQEEALTLSDTIVVMSEGKIQQIGTPIDIYNEPINAFVADFIGESNILNGTMIHDKLVRFCGTEFECVDEGFGENVPVDVVIRPEDLYIFPVSDMAQLVGVVETSIFKGVHYEMTVMCGGYEFLVQDYHHFEVGAEVGLLVKPFDIHIMKKERICNTFEGKLLDATHVEFLGCNFECTPVEDIAADTNVKVEVDFEKVILQDNEEDGTLTGEVKFILYKGDHYHLTVLSDWDENVFVDTNDVWDDGDRVGITIPPDAIRIIKITD, from the coding sequence ATGAATATGCAAGAAGATAAATCCATCATTGAGGTGAGCCATGTCTCGAAGTATTTTGGCGAGAAAACAGCATTGGATGATGTGACTCTAAACGTGAAAAAGGGCGAGTTTGTCACTATACTTGGTCCTTCCGGTTGCGGTAAAACCACGTTGTTGCGTCTCATTGCCGGTTTTCAGACGGCTTCGGAAGGCGAGATCCGAATTTCGGGGATGGAAATAACACAAACCCCTCCCCACAAGCGTCCCGTGAATACGGTATTTCAGAAATATGCCTTATTCCCGCACTTGAATGTATATGATAACATTGCTTTCGGGCTGAAACTGAAAAAGATACCGAAACAGACCATTGAGAAGAAAGTGAAAGCTGCTTTAAAAATGGTAGGTATGACGGATTACGAATATCGTGATGTAGATTCTCTTTCCGGTGGTCAGCAACAGCGTGTAGCCATTGCCCGCGCCATTGTGAATGAGCCGGAGGTGTTGCTATTGGATGAGCCGTTGGCAGCGCTCGACCTGAAAATGCGTAAGGATATGCAAATGGAGCTCAAAGAGATGCATAAATCTTTGGGTATAACGTTTGTTTATGTCACTCATGATCAGGAAGAGGCATTGACGTTGAGTGATACAATAGTCGTGATGAGTGAAGGAAAAATTCAGCAGATCGGTACACCGATTGATATTTATAATGAACCCATCAACGCTTTTGTTGCCGATTTTATCGGAGAAAGCAATATTCTCAATGGTACCATGATTCATGATAAACTGGTACGCTTCTGCGGTACGGAGTTTGAATGTGTGGATGAAGGATTTGGTGAAAATGTTCCGGTAGACGTAGTCATCCGTCCGGAAGATCTTTATATTTTCCCCGTTTCGGATATGGCGCAGTTGGTAGGTGTAGTAGAGACTTCTATTTTCAAAGGTGTGCATTATGAAATGACGGTGATGTGCGGCGGATATGAATTCTTGGTACAGGATTACCATCATTTTGAAGTGGGAGCGGAAGTTGGACTGCTGGTGAAGCCGTTTGATATTCACATCATGAAGAAAGAGCGTATCTGCAATACGTTTGAAGGAAAATTGTTGGATGCCACTCATGTGGAATTCCTGGGCTGTAACTTTGAATGTACTCCGGTGGAAGATATAGCTGCCGATACGAATGTCAAAGTGGAAGTAGACTTTGAAAAAGTGATTCTTCAGGATAATGAAGAAGACGGAACGCTGACAGGTGAGGTGAAATTCATCCTTTACAAGGGCGACCATTATCATCTGACTGTATTGTCAGACTGGGACGAGAATGTATTTGTAGATACGAACGATGTATGGGACGACGGAGACCGTGTAGGTATTACCATTCCTCCAGATGCCATTCGTATAATTAAAATAACCGATTAA
- a CDS encoding ABC transporter permease encodes MVKKIFAQAYLWILLLLLYSPIVIIVIYSFTEAKVLGNWTGFSTKLYTSLFTTGAHHSLMNALINTITIALLAATVSTLLGSVAAIGIFNLKSRSRKAIGFVNSIPILNGDIITGISLFLLFVSLGITQGYTTVVFAHITFCTPYVVLSVLPRLKQMNPNIYEAALDLGATPMQALWKVIVPEIRPGMISGFMLALTLSIDDFAVTVFTIGNQGLETLSTYIYADARKGGLTPELRPLSAIIFVVVLALLIVINYRAGKAKKKD; translated from the coding sequence ATGGTAAAGAAAATATTCGCTCAGGCTTACTTATGGATATTGCTGTTGTTGCTTTATTCTCCTATTGTGATTATCGTTATCTATTCTTTTACGGAAGCGAAAGTATTGGGCAACTGGACTGGTTTCTCCACAAAACTTTATACTTCGCTTTTCACTACGGGCGCGCATCATTCTTTGATGAATGCATTGATTAACACGATTACTATTGCCCTGCTAGCTGCAACGGTATCTACCTTATTGGGTAGCGTAGCTGCTATCGGCATCTTTAATCTGAAATCCCGTTCGCGTAAAGCGATTGGTTTTGTGAATAGCATTCCTATTCTGAACGGAGATATCATCACGGGTATTTCTCTTTTCCTTTTGTTTGTTTCTTTAGGAATCACACAAGGATACACAACCGTAGTGTTTGCTCATATTACTTTTTGTACACCATACGTTGTTTTGAGTGTTTTGCCTCGTTTGAAGCAGATGAACCCGAATATTTATGAGGCCGCTCTTGACTTGGGAGCGACTCCCATGCAAGCCTTGTGGAAAGTCATTGTGCCGGAGATTCGCCCGGGAATGATTAGTGGTTTTATGCTTGCATTGACATTATCTATTGATGATTTTGCCGTAACAGTATTTACCATCGGCAATCAAGGTCTGGAGACGCTTTCTACTTATATCTATGCCGATGCTCGCAAAGGTGGTTTGACACCGGAGCTTCGTCCGCTTTCTGCGATTATTTTTGTCGTAGTGCTGGCGTTGTTGATTGTCATCAATTACCGGGCAGGAAAAGCGAAGAAAAAAGATTAA
- a CDS encoding TlpA disulfide reductase family protein, translating into MKKLTYLVIATAALGMVACTGNKAGYVVTGTVEGAANGDTVYLQEATGRNLTKLDTAVISKGTFTFKGTQDSAVNRYVTCEVNGTPLMVDFFLENGKINVTLGKDDDSVTGTANNDAYQELRAKINDISKKMNAIYEAMGDSTLSDEQKEAKQKEGADLQEQYENAVKEAVQKNITNPVGVFLFKQTFYNNSTAENEALLQQIPANLQNDEAIARIKELTDKQKKTAVGTLFVDFEMQTPEGKTVKLSDYVGKGKVVLVDFWASWCGPCRREMPNLVEAYAKYKDKNFEIVGVSLDQDGAAWKEAIKKMDMTWPQMSDLRFWQSEGAQLYAVNSIPHTVLIDGSGKIIARGLHGEELQAKIAEAVK; encoded by the coding sequence ATGAAAAAGTTAACTTATTTAGTTATTGCAACGGCTGCTTTAGGTATGGTAGCTTGTACCGGCAACAAAGCCGGCTACGTTGTTACGGGTACAGTAGAAGGCGCAGCCAATGGTGACACCGTTTATCTTCAGGAAGCTACAGGTCGAAATCTGACTAAACTCGATACAGCTGTCATCTCTAAAGGAACTTTTACCTTTAAAGGTACACAAGATTCTGCTGTCAACCGCTATGTCACTTGTGAAGTTAACGGAACACCATTGATGGTTGATTTCTTCCTCGAAAACGGAAAAATCAATGTCACTTTAGGTAAAGATGATGATTCCGTTACCGGTACTGCCAACAACGACGCTTATCAGGAACTCAGAGCTAAAATCAATGACATCAGCAAGAAAATGAATGCCATCTACGAAGCGATGGGGGATTCCACATTGAGCGATGAACAGAAAGAAGCCAAACAAAAAGAAGGAGCCGACTTACAGGAACAGTACGAAAACGCAGTCAAGGAAGCTGTACAGAAAAACATCACCAACCCTGTTGGCGTATTCTTGTTCAAACAGACTTTCTACAATAACTCTACTGCCGAAAACGAAGCATTACTGCAACAAATTCCGGCAAACTTGCAAAACGATGAAGCTATCGCAAGAATTAAGGAACTGACCGACAAGCAGAAAAAGACTGCCGTAGGTACTCTATTTGTTGATTTCGAAATGCAGACTCCGGAAGGAAAGACCGTGAAGTTGTCTGACTATGTGGGTAAAGGCAAAGTGGTATTGGTTGACTTCTGGGCAAGTTGGTGCGGTCCTTGCCGTCGCGAAATGCCTAACCTGGTAGAGGCTTATGCTAAATATAAAGACAAAAACTTCGAAATCGTAGGCGTATCTCTCGACCAGGATGGAGCGGCATGGAAAGAAGCAATCAAGAAGATGGACATGACTTGGCCGCAAATGTCCGACCTGAGATTCTGGCAAAGTGAAGGTGCACAGCTTTATGCTGTGAACAGTATTCCTCACACTGTATTAATCGATGGTAGTGGTAAAATTATCGCTCGCGGTTTGCATGGAGAAGAACTTCAGGCTAAAATTGCAGAAGCTGTAAAATAA
- a CDS encoding ABC transporter substrate-binding protein: protein MKRIIPVILLLLTLTGCYNSGEPRERILKIYNWADYIGEGVLEDFQAYYKEQTGENIRIVYQTFDINEIMLTKIEKGHEDFDVVCPSEYIIERMLKKHLLLPIDTNFAHSPNYMNNVAPFIREQINKLSQTGEQASRYAVCYMWGTAGILYNRAYVPDSVALSWDCLWNKEYAGKILMKDSYRDAYGTAVIYAHAKELKDGTVTVEELMNDYSPRAMKLAEKYLKALKPNIAGWEADFGKEMMTKNKAWLNMTWSGDAIWAIEEANEVGVDLDYEVPEEGSNIWYDGWVIPKYARNPEAASYFINFMCRPDIALRNMDFCGYVSSIATPEILEEKIDTTLHYYADLSYFFGPGADSIQIDKIQYPDRKVVERCAMIRDFGDQTKEVLDIWSRIKGDNLGVGITILIFVVVALMSGWMIYKRCQRYSRQKQQKRRSRRKKVRRN, encoded by the coding sequence ATGAAAAGAATAATTCCCGTAATCCTGCTCTTACTGACCTTGACCGGATGCTACAACTCCGGTGAACCTCGTGAGCGGATTCTTAAAATCTACAACTGGGCAGATTACATCGGCGAAGGTGTACTTGAGGATTTTCAGGCATATTATAAAGAACAGACTGGTGAGAATATCCGTATCGTTTACCAGACATTCGACATCAACGAGATCATGTTGACGAAGATTGAGAAGGGGCATGAAGATTTTGATGTGGTTTGTCCTTCGGAATATATCATCGAGCGTATGCTGAAGAAACATTTGCTGTTGCCCATCGATACGAATTTTGCACATTCTCCCAACTATATGAATAATGTAGCTCCGTTTATTCGCGAACAAATCAATAAATTGAGCCAAACGGGTGAGCAGGCGAGCCGCTATGCTGTATGTTATATGTGGGGAACGGCTGGAATTCTGTATAACCGGGCTTATGTACCCGATTCGGTAGCGCTGTCCTGGGATTGTCTTTGGAATAAAGAGTATGCTGGAAAAATCCTGATGAAAGATAGTTATCGTGATGCTTACGGAACAGCTGTCATCTATGCGCATGCGAAGGAACTGAAAGACGGAACGGTGACAGTGGAAGAACTGATGAACGACTACTCTCCACGTGCAATGAAACTAGCCGAAAAATATCTGAAAGCCTTGAAACCGAATATTGCCGGTTGGGAAGCGGATTTCGGTAAGGAGATGATGACGAAGAATAAAGCCTGGTTGAATATGACTTGGAGCGGTGACGCGATTTGGGCGATTGAAGAGGCAAATGAGGTAGGAGTGGACTTGGATTATGAGGTTCCCGAGGAAGGGAGTAATATTTGGTATGACGGTTGGGTGATTCCCAAATATGCAAGAAACCCGGAAGCAGCTAGTTATTTCATCAATTTTATGTGCCGTCCGGACATTGCTTTGCGGAATATGGATTTCTGCGGATATGTAAGTTCCATAGCTACGCCCGAAATACTGGAAGAGAAAATAGATACGACCCTCCATTATTATGCTGACTTAAGTTACTTCTTCGGACCGGGTGCAGACAGCATACAAATTGATAAGATACAATACCCGGATCGCAAAGTGGTGGAACGATGTGCTATGATTCGTGACTTTGGCGATCAGACAAAAGAAGTTCTTGATATTTGGTCGCGTATTAAGGGCGATAATTTGGGGGTTGGTATCACTATTCTTATCTTTGTCGTTGTTGCATTGATGAGTGGTTGGATGATTTACAAAAGATGCCAGCGTTACAGTCGCCAGAAACAACAGAAGCGCAGAAGCAGAAGGAAAAAGGTGAGGAGGAATTAG
- a CDS encoding DNA alkylation repair protein translates to MTTTENIRKELQALVDAKYKEFHSSLLPGVNNILGVRIPQLRIMAKEIIKKEDWRTFVESTDTNYYEETMLQGMIIGLAKMELEERMKYVAMFIPRINNWAVCDIFCGELKTAVKKGKETVWQFIQPYLKSSKEFEIRFGIVMLFHYVDNEHIDSLLEYADLFNHDAYYARMGIAWMLSLCFVKFPQKTMEYLKHSTLDNWTYNKTLQKAIESFRVDKDTKDILRNMKRR, encoded by the coding sequence ATGACAACAACTGAAAACATACGGAAAGAATTACAAGCATTAGTAGATGCCAAATATAAGGAATTTCACTCTTCCCTCCTTCCGGGAGTAAACAATATTCTTGGTGTACGTATCCCCCAACTGCGAATCATGGCCAAAGAAATTATAAAAAAAGAGGACTGGCGTACGTTTGTTGAGTCAACCGATACGAACTATTATGAAGAAACAATGCTTCAGGGAATGATTATCGGACTGGCAAAAATGGAACTTGAAGAACGAATGAAATATGTAGCGATGTTCATTCCCCGTATAAATAATTGGGCTGTATGCGATATTTTCTGCGGTGAACTGAAAACAGCCGTAAAAAAAGGAAAAGAAACCGTATGGCAATTTATACAACCTTATCTGAAATCCTCTAAAGAATTTGAAATACGCTTCGGGATTGTGATGCTTTTCCATTATGTGGATAACGAACATATCGATTCATTACTGGAATATGCCGATTTATTCAATCATGATGCTTATTATGCACGTATGGGTATAGCATGGATGCTATCATTGTGTTTCGTCAAATTTCCCCAAAAGACAATGGAATATCTGAAACATAGTACATTGGATAACTGGACTTACAACAAAACATTGCAAAAAGCAATCGAGTCTTTCCGGGTAGACAAGGATACCAAAGATATACTTCGGAATATGAAAAGACGATAA
- the fucP gene encoding L-fucose:H+ symporter permease, whose protein sequence is MKQPKQSILSKDGISYLIPFVPITSCFALWGFANDITNPMVKAFSKIFRMSATDGALVQVAFYGGYFAMAFPAAIFIRKYSYKAGVLLGLGMYAFGAFLFFPAKMTGEYYPFLIAYFILTCGLSFLETSCNPYILSMGTEETATRRLNLAQSFNPMGSLLGMYVAMQFIQAKLHPMCTEERALLNDSEFQAIKESDLSVLIAPYLIIGLIIVAMLLLIRFVKMPKNGNRNHRIDFLPTLKRIFTQTRYREGVIAQFFYVGAQIMCWTFIIQYGTRLFMSQGVDEKSAEVLSQQYNIIAMVIFCISRFICTFILRYLNAGKLLMILAIFGGVFTLGVIFLQNIFGMYCLVAVSACMSLMFPTIYGIALKGMGDDAKFGAAGLIMAILGGSILPPLQASIIDLKQIIWLPAVNVSFILPFICFLVIIGYGYRTVKRNW, encoded by the coding sequence ATGAAACAACCCAAACAGTCCATCCTCTCGAAAGATGGCATCAGTTATCTTATACCTTTTGTTCCCATCACCTCATGTTTTGCATTATGGGGATTTGCCAATGATATAACCAATCCGATGGTAAAGGCATTCTCCAAAATTTTCCGGATGAGTGCTACCGACGGAGCGTTGGTACAGGTTGCCTTCTACGGAGGATATTTTGCAATGGCTTTCCCGGCTGCCATATTCATCCGCAAATATTCTTACAAAGCCGGTGTTTTATTAGGACTGGGAATGTATGCTTTCGGAGCATTTTTATTCTTCCCCGCCAAAATGACGGGAGAATATTATCCGTTTTTGATTGCCTATTTCATCTTGACCTGCGGATTGTCCTTCCTCGAGACAAGCTGTAACCCGTATATTCTTTCTATGGGAACAGAAGAAACAGCTACCCGGCGTTTGAACCTTGCACAGTCTTTCAATCCAATGGGATCCCTTCTCGGAATGTATGTAGCCATGCAGTTCATTCAAGCGAAGCTACATCCGATGTGTACCGAAGAGCGCGCATTGCTTAACGACAGTGAATTTCAAGCAATTAAAGAAAGTGACCTTAGCGTCCTGATTGCTCCTTATCTCATTATCGGACTTATCATAGTAGCTATGTTACTTCTGATACGATTCGTCAAGATGCCGAAAAATGGAAATCGGAATCATAGAATAGATTTCCTTCCTACACTGAAGCGCATTTTCACCCAAACACGTTATCGTGAAGGGGTCATTGCTCAATTCTTCTATGTAGGCGCGCAAATTATGTGCTGGACTTTCATCATTCAGTATGGAACACGCTTGTTCATGTCACAAGGTGTGGACGAGAAAAGTGCGGAAGTGCTATCGCAACAATATAATATCATAGCGATGGTGATATTCTGTATCAGCCGTTTCATCTGTACATTCATTCTGCGTTATCTCAATGCGGGTAAATTACTGATGATCCTCGCTATCTTCGGAGGTGTTTTCACTTTAGGCGTAATCTTCCTTCAAAATATCTTCGGAATGTATTGCCTTGTAGCAGTATCGGCTTGCATGTCATTGATGTTCCCTACCATCTACGGTATTGCCTTGAAAGGTATGGGAGATGATGCAAAGTTTGGAGCTGCAGGTCTTATCATGGCTATCCTGGGAGGTTCTATTCTTCCACCGCTACAAGCAAGTATTATTGATTTGAAACAAATAATCTGGCTACCAGCTGTCAATGTTTCATTTATTCTACCCTTCATCTGTTTCCTTGTAATCATCGGTTATGGTTATCGTACAGTGAAAAGAAACTGGTAG
- a CDS encoding L-rhamnose mutarotase, whose amino-acid sequence METPQTGYQVQSYNVLVKRYCQTLDLRDSPELIAEYRKRHSQAGAWPEILAGIREVGILEMEIYILGTRLFMIVETPLDFDWNTAMERLNTLPRQQEWEEYMAIFQQAAPGMSSAEKWKPMERMFHLYNT is encoded by the coding sequence ATGGAAACACCCCAAACCGGTTATCAGGTTCAATCTTATAACGTTCTCGTCAAACGATATTGCCAAACCCTCGATTTACGCGATTCTCCGGAACTGATCGCTGAATATCGGAAAAGACATAGCCAGGCGGGAGCATGGCCAGAAATCCTAGCCGGCATCCGGGAAGTCGGTATTCTGGAAATGGAAATTTATATCTTGGGAACACGACTGTTTATGATCGTCGAGACTCCCCTTGATTTTGACTGGAACACAGCAATGGAACGCCTGAACACGCTTCCCCGCCAACAGGAGTGGGAAGAATATATGGCAATCTTCCAGCAAGCCGCTCCCGGAATGAGTTCCGCAGAGAAATGGAAACCAATGGAGAGAATGTTCCATTTGTATAACACTTAA